A window of Sutcliffiella cohnii contains these coding sequences:
- a CDS encoding rod shape-determining protein, protein MFARDIGIDLGTANVLIHVKGKGIVLNEPSVVALDNNTGKVLAVGEEARRMVGRTPGNIVAMRPLKDGVIADFEVTEAMLKHFINKLNVKGFLSKPRILICCPTNITSVEQKAIREAAEKSGGKKIYLEEEPKVAAIGAGMDIFQPSGNMVVDIGGGTTDVAVLSMGDIVTASSIKMAGDNFDNEILQYIKKKYKLLIGERTAENIKIEIATVFPGSRNEEMEIRGRDMVSGLPQTITVNSKEIEQALRESVHVIVQAAKSVLERTPPELSADIIDRGVILTGGGALLHGIDQLLADELKVPVLIAESPMDCVAIGTGIMLDNMDKLPKRQFA, encoded by the coding sequence ATGTTTGCTAGGGATATAGGAATAGATTTAGGTACAGCAAACGTGTTAATTCATGTCAAAGGAAAAGGGATTGTGCTAAACGAACCTTCTGTTGTTGCACTTGATAATAATACAGGAAAAGTACTAGCAGTTGGAGAAGAAGCACGCCGCATGGTCGGACGTACACCAGGTAATATCGTAGCTATGCGTCCACTTAAAGACGGAGTAATCGCAGACTTCGAAGTAACAGAAGCAATGCTGAAACATTTCATCAATAAGTTAAACGTAAAAGGTTTCTTATCGAAGCCTCGCATATTAATTTGCTGCCCAACAAACATCACATCTGTCGAGCAAAAGGCAATTCGTGAAGCAGCAGAGAAAAGTGGCGGAAAGAAAATTTATTTAGAAGAAGAGCCAAAAGTTGCAGCAATCGGAGCGGGAATGGACATTTTCCAACCGAGCGGTAACATGGTAGTCGATATCGGTGGAGGAACGACAGACGTTGCCGTACTTTCCATGGGTGATATCGTAACAGCTTCTTCCATAAAAATGGCCGGAGATAATTTCGATAATGAAATTTTACAATACATCAAGAAAAAATATAAATTACTAATCGGGGAAAGAACAGCAGAAAACATTAAGATTGAAATTGCAACAGTGTTCCCTGGTTCTAGAAATGAAGAAATGGAAATTCGCGGACGTGACATGGTGAGCGGCTTACCGCAAACAATCACAGTTAATTCAAAAGAAATCGAACAAGCATTACGCGAATCTGTTCATGTCATCGTACAAGCTGCGAAAAGCGTGTTAGAACGTACACCACCAGAACTATCAGCGGACATCATCGACCGCGGTGTTATTTTAACAGGTGGAGGAGCACTTCTTCACGGCATCGATCAGCTTCTAGCAGACGAATTAAAAGTTCCAGTACTAATCGCTGAAAGCCCAATGGACTGCGTTGCCATCGGAACAGGCATCATGCTAGACAACATGGACAAACTCCCAAAACGCCAATTCGCATAA
- the spoIIID gene encoding sporulation transcriptional regulator SpoIIID, which yields MHDYIKERTIKIGKYIVETKKTVRVIAKEFGVSKSTVHKDLTERLPEINPELANEVKTILDYHKSIRHLRGGEATKKKYKKEEEIVK from the coding sequence GTGCACGATTACATCAAAGAGAGAACTATCAAGATTGGAAAGTATATCGTGGAGACGAAGAAAACTGTTCGTGTCATAGCGAAGGAATTTGGAGTTTCCAAAAGTACAGTCCATAAAGACCTGACGGAAAGACTACCTGAAATTAACCCAGAACTGGCCAACGAAGTAAAAACAATCCTTGATTATCATAAATCCATTAGGCATTTAAGAGGTGGAGAAGCAACGAAGAAAAAGTACAAAAAGGAAGAAGAAATCGTAAAGTAA